In Dyadobacter sp. NIV53, a single window of DNA contains:
- a CDS encoding YhcG family protein encodes MSNDKPKLPQLQEAEYIDILKQAISQIRTARIQIAKQVNSTTNSVYWNLGKLLSEKQLEEGYGSGVVQQLSIDLKSEFPDLGLSPRNLWDMKRFYEHYSQADTKLRQAVAVLPWGHNLLLINKVKDNSQIEFYVNETLQKGWSRDLLLNAIKMDSYSLAQRQFKTHNFDQTLPKAHADYANEVFKSSYNLGFLGITEPVKELELENRLIAKIRAFVLELGKGFSFIGNQYRLEYNNKEYFVDMLFFHRGLRSLVAIELKIGGFKAEYVGKMNLYLSLLDRLEKGENENPSIGIILCADKDHLDVEIALQDINKPIGVAEYQLLLPKAELQSLILNELNATQQENE; translated from the coding sequence ATGAGTAACGACAAACCAAAACTACCGCAGCTGCAAGAAGCGGAGTATATAGATATATTGAAGCAGGCGATCAGCCAGATCCGTACGGCTCGTATTCAGATTGCAAAGCAGGTAAACAGCACCACAAACTCCGTGTATTGGAATTTGGGAAAACTGCTTTCCGAAAAACAATTGGAAGAAGGCTATGGCAGTGGAGTGGTGCAACAATTATCCATCGACCTAAAAAGCGAGTTTCCGGATTTGGGTCTGTCTCCGCGAAACCTTTGGGATATGAAACGCTTTTATGAGCATTATTCTCAGGCAGATACAAAACTGCGACAAGCTGTCGCAGTTTTGCCTTGGGGACACAACTTACTCTTAATCAATAAAGTTAAAGACAATTCGCAGATTGAATTTTATGTAAATGAAACGCTTCAAAAAGGTTGGTCACGCGATTTACTGCTCAATGCAATCAAAATGGACAGTTACAGTCTGGCACAAAGGCAGTTTAAAACACACAACTTTGATCAGACACTCCCAAAGGCACACGCCGATTATGCCAATGAAGTATTTAAAAGTTCTTACAACCTGGGTTTTTTGGGTATTACAGAACCCGTAAAAGAGTTAGAATTAGAAAATAGGTTGATAGCCAAAATCAGGGCTTTTGTGTTAGAGTTAGGAAAAGGGTTTTCCTTTATTGGAAACCAATACCGGCTGGAATACAACAACAAAGAATATTTTGTAGACATGCTTTTCTTTCACCGGGGCCTTCGTTCTTTGGTGGCGATAGAGTTGAAAATTGGTGGTTTTAAAGCGGAGTATGTGGGTAAAATGAATCTCTACCTTTCTTTGCTCGACCGCCTGGAAAAAGGTGAAAACGAAAACCCATCCATTGGGATCATTCTCTGTGCCGATAAAGACCACCTGGATGTGGAAATAGCCTTGCAAGACATTAACAAACCCATCGGCGTAGCTGAGTATCAGCTTTTGTTGCCCAAAGCAGAATTGCAATCCTTGATCCTGAACGAATTAAATGCCACTCAACAAGAAAATGAATAA
- a CDS encoding restriction endonuclease subunit S, with translation MNNDTNKLIPELRFPEFVNEGKWDEKTVGDIYDFKVTNSFSRENLNYDKGLVKNIHYGDIHTRFNTLFDILKEKVPYINLNVPIEKIREESFCVEGDMVFADASEDLNDIGKSIEIINLNGQAVLPGLHTLLARQKERRLITGFGGHLFKTYSIRKQIQREAQGAKVLGISVGRISNVNISFPKNPKEQQKITSCLSSLDEVIAAHSQKLEVLKEHKKGLMQNLFPQEGETVPKYRFPEFLGDADWVEKSIQKLIDENKIISHLDGNHGALYPKAEEFSKEGIPYISANDFISGIIDFSKCKYLPLSKANKFKKGVAKDGDILFAHNATVGPVAKLNTDFPFVILSTTATYFRCDNKNLINDFLRFALTSPSFVRQYTRVMSQSTRNQIPITAQREFILQIPKPKEQQKIAECLSSLDNSITVQVEKVEQLKLYKRGLMQGLFPKVIEE, from the coding sequence ATGAATAACGATACGAATAAATTAATACCTGAATTGCGCTTTCCTGAGTTTGTGAATGAAGGGAAATGGGACGAGAAAACAGTAGGAGACATTTATGATTTTAAAGTCACCAATTCTTTTTCAAGAGAAAATTTAAATTACGACAAAGGATTAGTTAAGAATATTCATTACGGAGATATTCATACAAGATTTAATACTCTTTTTGATATTTTAAAGGAAAAAGTACCATATATTAACCTAAATGTTCCCATCGAAAAGATTAGGGAAGAAAGTTTCTGCGTAGAAGGAGATATGGTTTTTGCAGATGCATCAGAAGACCTAAACGACATTGGTAAAAGTATTGAAATAATTAATTTGAATGGCCAAGCGGTTCTTCCCGGTCTTCATACTTTATTAGCAAGACAGAAAGAAAGGAGATTGATAACAGGTTTTGGCGGTCATTTATTTAAGACTTATAGTATTAGAAAACAAATTCAAAGAGAAGCACAAGGAGCAAAGGTTTTAGGAATCTCAGTCGGAAGAATTTCAAATGTGAATATTTCATTTCCGAAAAATCCTAAGGAACAACAAAAGATCACCTCTTGCCTTTCTTCCTTGGATGAAGTAATTGCAGCCCACAGCCAAAAATTAGAAGTTTTAAAAGAACATAAGAAAGGCTTGATGCAAAACCTTTTCCCGCAAGAAGGTGAAACGGTTCCGAAATATCGTTTTCCGGAGTTTTTGGGGGATGCGGATTGGGTGGAGAAGAGTATTCAAAAGCTAATTGATGAAAATAAAATAATTAGTCACCTTGACGGCAATCACGGTGCATTATATCCCAAAGCCGAAGAATTTTCGAAAGAAGGTATCCCTTATATTTCAGCCAATGACTTTATTAGTGGAATAATTGATTTTTCGAAATGCAAATACCTTCCTTTATCTAAAGCCAACAAGTTTAAAAAAGGGGTAGCCAAAGATGGTGATATCCTTTTTGCACACAATGCGACTGTTGGTCCGGTGGCAAAGTTAAATACGGATTTTCCATTTGTGATACTAAGTACAACAGCTACATATTTCCGATGTGACAATAAGAATTTAATCAATGATTTTTTAAGGTTTGCTTTGACAAGTCCATCATTTGTCCGACAATATACACGCGTGATGTCTCAATCTACAAGAAACCAAATTCCTATAACAGCACAAAGGGAATTTATTCTGCAAATACCAAAACCAAAGGAACAACAAAAGATAGCCGAATGTCTTTCCAGTTTGGATAATTCAATTACTGTGCAAGTAGAAAAAGTTGAGCAATTGAAGTTGTATAAAAGAGGTTTGATGCAGGGTTTATTTCCAAAAGTTATTGAAGAATAA
- a CDS encoding AAA family ATPase, protein MSGEKKLYKYKTLKSVAVRLRDDLNDHHFVLLYAYNGTGKTRLSMEFKDIVKKRKKNPLTDTLYYNAYTEDLFHWNNDLDNDSERHLIINQKSRFFEGFRELALDERIFGFLERYADFNFTINYVDWNIAFKKQIKNHKFRPDSEEPEYVIQENIKVSRGEENIFIWCIFLAITELAIDGDESYGWVKHIYIDDPISSLDDNNAIAVASDLAQLLKRGKDKLKVVISSHHALFFNVMYNELRNIAHKSHFLHKNGSDGYILRATDDTPFFHHVALLSDLWKASETGKVNTYHFNMLRSVLEKTSTFFGYDEFSKCIYGIEDEVLFSRALNLLSHGKYSIYQPVEMNLDNKELFTRILKAFLDRHSFQLPEIFA, encoded by the coding sequence ATGAGCGGCGAAAAAAAATTATATAAATATAAGACATTAAAAAGTGTCGCTGTTCGATTAAGGGACGATCTAAATGATCACCATTTTGTTTTGCTATATGCTTACAATGGAACCGGAAAGACGCGCCTTTCTATGGAATTTAAGGATATAGTAAAAAAGCGTAAGAAAAATCCACTTACAGACACACTTTATTATAATGCGTATACAGAAGATCTTTTTCACTGGAATAATGATTTGGATAACGACTCTGAAAGGCATTTAATAATAAATCAAAAGTCAAGGTTTTTTGAAGGGTTCAGGGAGCTTGCGCTTGATGAACGAATATTCGGTTTTCTAGAGAGGTATGCAGATTTCAATTTCACCATCAATTACGTTGATTGGAATATAGCTTTTAAGAAACAGATTAAGAACCACAAATTCAGGCCGGATTCTGAGGAGCCCGAATATGTAATTCAGGAAAATATCAAAGTCTCCAGAGGAGAGGAAAATATATTTATCTGGTGCATTTTTCTAGCTATTACTGAGTTAGCCATTGATGGTGATGAATCGTATGGCTGGGTAAAGCATATTTACATTGATGATCCGATTTCATCGCTTGACGATAATAATGCTATTGCGGTAGCTAGCGATTTGGCACAGCTATTAAAAAGAGGAAAGGATAAGCTTAAAGTCGTTATTTCTTCTCATCACGCGTTGTTTTTTAATGTGATGTATAATGAACTTAGGAACATTGCACATAAAAGCCATTTTCTTCATAAGAATGGATCGGATGGTTATATACTGAGAGCGACGGACGATACACCATTTTTCCATCACGTTGCTTTGTTGAGTGATCTTTGGAAGGCATCTGAGACGGGTAAAGTCAATACCTATCATTTTAACATGTTGCGTAGCGTGCTGGAAAAGACTTCTACCTTTTTTGGCTATGACGAATTTTCTAAATGTATATATGGTATTGAAGATGAAGTACTTTTCTCTCGAGCATTAAACTTGCTAAGTCATGGAAAATACTCGATCTATCAGCCAGTTGAGATGAACCTGGATAATAAAGAATTATTTACGAGGATACTGAAAGCTTTTCTTGATAGACATAGTTTTCAATTACCTGAAATTTTTGCATAA
- a CDS encoding N-6 DNA methylase yields MILLGDDFRFKSYGLAPKSAADFAFLLHGFHFLGKEGTMAIILPHGVLFRGGAEERIRTKLLKDNHIDTVIGLPSNLFYSTGIPVCILVLKKCKKQDDVLFINASTHFEKGKRQNVLREGEDGEPNDIEKIVQTYQYRPDHIERYARRVSIEEIERNGYNLNISRYVSTSDDEIQISLEDVNARLKAINEAIETSTNKHNEFLKELGLAPI; encoded by the coding sequence ATGATACTTTTAGGAGACGATTTCCGTTTCAAAAGTTATGGTCTGGCGCCAAAATCAGCAGCGGACTTTGCCTTTTTGTTACACGGGTTTCACTTCCTGGGAAAAGAAGGTACTATGGCCATTATCTTGCCACACGGCGTATTGTTCCGTGGCGGCGCAGAAGAAAGAATCCGTACCAAACTTTTGAAAGATAATCACATCGACACGGTTATTGGTCTGCCTTCCAATCTGTTCTATTCAACCGGAATCCCGGTTTGTATTCTGGTTTTGAAAAAATGTAAAAAACAGGATGACGTACTTTTCATCAATGCCAGTACCCATTTTGAAAAAGGCAAACGCCAGAACGTACTGAGGGAAGGAGAAGACGGAGAACCTAATGACATTGAAAAAATTGTGCAGACCTATCAATACCGCCCGGATCATATTGAAAGATATGCTCGCAGGGTTTCCATTGAGGAAATTGAAAGGAACGGCTATAATCTGAACATTTCAAGATATGTGAGTACATCTGATGATGAGATACAGATTTCTTTGGAAGATGTAAATGCAAGATTGAAAGCAATAAATGAGGCTATTGAGACAAGTACAAATAAGCACAATGAATTTTTGAAAGAATTGGGGTTGGCGCCTATTTGA
- a CDS encoding DUF5655 domain-containing protein: protein MQIFQNNKQSLSTLRELPFKLEKEIQTLFEQNIELLSSLKLVKSEFTIKSNRIDTLAFDTESQAFVIIEYKRSQNYSVVDQGVSYLNLMLDYRADFIIEYNEVHGESLKRNDVDWSQSRIIFVSPSFTDFQKQSTNFKDFGIELWEIKQFENDIITINQIKKSKSAPSIGQMQKGDSSEISKLAKEIKAYSEEDHLQGKSDATVELYETYKNAILNLGSDIDVKPQKMVIGFTCKGKVFADVLVLKSELKFWINLKTGNLDDPKLLTRDVSNVGHWGSGDYEIRVSDTRNLEYIMSLVKQALVV from the coding sequence ATGCAAATCTTCCAAAATAACAAACAAAGCCTCTCCACCCTTCGCGAACTCCCTTTCAAACTTGAAAAAGAAATTCAAACCCTCTTCGAGCAAAATATTGAATTGCTTAGCAGTTTGAAGCTTGTCAAGTCTGAGTTTACGATAAAGAGTAATAGGATTGATACACTGGCTTTTGATACAGAAAGCCAGGCTTTTGTGATTATTGAATACAAGCGTAGTCAGAATTACAGTGTTGTAGATCAGGGAGTTTCCTATCTGAATCTGATGCTGGATTACAGGGCCGATTTTATTATTGAATACAATGAAGTGCATGGTGAAAGTCTTAAACGAAACGATGTAGACTGGTCGCAAAGCCGAATTATTTTCGTTTCTCCGTCTTTTACCGATTTTCAAAAGCAGTCGACTAACTTTAAAGACTTTGGGATTGAGTTGTGGGAAATCAAGCAGTTTGAGAATGATATAATCACTATTAATCAGATCAAAAAGTCAAAGTCGGCACCAAGTATCGGACAGATGCAGAAGGGCGATAGTTCAGAAATTAGTAAGCTGGCCAAAGAAATCAAAGCTTATTCAGAAGAAGACCATTTGCAGGGAAAGAGTGATGCCACTGTTGAGCTTTACGAAACCTACAAAAATGCCATTCTTAATCTGGGCTCCGACATCGATGTAAAACCGCAAAAAATGGTAATTGGTTTTACTTGCAAAGGGAAAGTATTTGCAGATGTACTGGTTTTAAAATCTGAATTAAAGTTTTGGATTAATCTGAAAACCGGAAATCTTGACGATCCGAAATTATTAACCAGGGATGTTTCCAACGTAGGACATTGGGGCAGTGGTGATTATGAGATCAGGGTAAGTGATACCAGGAACCTTGAATATATTATGAGTTTGGTGAAGCAGGCTTTGGTGGTTTGA
- a CDS encoding histone deacetylase, which translates to MFPIAFHPIYKYPVPEGHRFPMDKYELLPLQLLREGLAEPSDFFSPCPVDLQAVYAVHDAAYADRFMQGKLSPKEMRRIGFEQTPLLAGRELRITNGTLQGALKALQTGIAFNIAGGTHHAGPGYGEGFCMINDQAVAAQYLINHKKAKQVLIVDLDVHQGNGTAAIFANEPHVFTFSMHGSNNFPFRKEKSDLDIPFEDRTADQAYLRILAEILPKLVDRVRPDFIFYQAGVDILHSDRIGRLACTQQGCRQRDEMVLHTAQKDGIPLQCSMGGGYSPQLRTILEAHTNTFRAASQVF; encoded by the coding sequence ATGTTTCCGATTGCATTCCACCCCATATACAAATATCCCGTGCCGGAAGGGCACCGTTTCCCGATGGATAAATACGAGCTGCTGCCATTGCAGCTGCTGCGGGAAGGCCTGGCTGAACCGTCCGACTTTTTCAGTCCGTGCCCCGTGGACCTGCAGGCCGTATATGCCGTGCATGACGCTGCCTATGCAGACCGGTTCATGCAGGGAAAGTTAAGCCCGAAGGAAATGCGCCGGATTGGTTTTGAGCAGACTCCGCTTCTGGCCGGGCGGGAGCTGAGGATCACAAACGGGACCCTACAGGGGGCACTCAAAGCCCTTCAAACCGGTATCGCCTTCAATATAGCCGGTGGCACGCACCATGCCGGCCCTGGTTACGGCGAGGGGTTTTGTATGATCAACGACCAGGCAGTGGCGGCGCAGTATCTGATCAACCATAAAAAAGCAAAGCAGGTCCTGATCGTTGACCTGGATGTCCATCAGGGCAACGGGACAGCAGCTATCTTTGCCAATGAGCCGCACGTATTTACCTTTTCGATGCATGGCAGCAATAATTTCCCTTTCAGAAAAGAAAAAAGTGACCTGGATATCCCGTTTGAAGACCGGACAGCCGACCAGGCTTACCTGCGGATACTGGCAGAGATACTGCCCAAACTCGTTGACCGGGTAAGACCGGATTTTATCTTCTACCAGGCCGGTGTGGATATCCTGCATTCTGACCGGATAGGGCGCTTGGCCTGTACTCAGCAAGGCTGCAGGCAAAGGGACGAAATGGTACTGCATACGGCGCAGAAGGATGGTATACCCCTGCAGTGCAGCATGGGTGGCGGTTACTCCCCTCAGCTCAGGACCATTCTTGAAGCGCACACCAATACCTTTCGGGCCGCCTCCCAGGTCTTTTAA
- a CDS encoding MgtC/SapB family protein: MDFTIELEDLISMLMSILCGGIIGFEREYKNKSAGFRTIVLITLGSTIFTIVSRHGSGADDRISANIITGIGFIGAGVIFKDRFSVWGLTTAAVIWTSAAIGMTTGIGYHALAFVFTIITLGILLMVSRIERLIGELQKQKIISVTFRKPDFDQIKKLQDRLGEIDVKMEQIQLSKDEDLLTVVWQVSGKKQYLLKLNEVLAGSPEIIGFK; the protein is encoded by the coding sequence ATGGATTTTACAATCGAACTGGAAGATTTGATCAGTATGCTGATGTCAATTCTTTGTGGTGGGATCATTGGTTTTGAGAGGGAATACAAAAACAAATCAGCCGGGTTCAGGACGATCGTTCTCATTACGCTGGGATCCACAATCTTTACCATCGTATCCCGGCATGGATCAGGCGCAGATGACCGTATCTCGGCAAATATTATTACCGGCATAGGATTTATCGGTGCCGGCGTTATTTTCAAAGACCGGTTTTCGGTTTGGGGCCTGACCACTGCTGCTGTCATATGGACCTCGGCAGCTATCGGTATGACCACCGGTATAGGCTACCATGCCCTTGCTTTTGTATTTACGATCATTACATTGGGCATTCTACTGATGGTAAGCAGGATCGAAAGACTGATCGGCGAATTACAAAAGCAGAAAATTATCAGTGTTACTTTTAGAAAGCCTGATTTTGACCAAATCAAGAAGCTTCAGGACCGGTTAGGGGAAATAGACGTGAAGATGGAACAGATACAACTTAGTAAGGACGAAGATCTTCTTACGGTGGTCTGGCAGGTTTCCGGAAAAAAACAATATCTGCTTAAATTAAATGAAGTACTGGCCGGAAGCCCTGAAATTATTGGTTTTAAATAA
- a CDS encoding carboxypeptidase-like regulatory domain-containing protein has protein sequence MMQKLLLTVLLSLLFNQVYAQNKTGSISGKVTSHQGTPLPDINVGLRGTPYGSLTDKNGVYNISGVADGHYTIDISGIGFDAHTKKSI, from the coding sequence ATGATGCAAAAACTACTCCTAACAGTGCTTTTAAGCCTATTATTCAACCAGGTTTATGCCCAGAATAAAACCGGATCAATTTCCGGGAAAGTAACAAGTCACCAGGGTACACCATTGCCCGATATCAATGTTGGACTAAGGGGAACTCCCTACGGATCGCTCACCGATAAAAATGGTGTTTACAATATCAGCGGGGTTGCTGATGGGCATTATACCATCGATATATCAGGGATAGGTTTTGATGCTCACACAAAAAAATCCATATAG
- a CDS encoding TonB-dependent siderophore receptor, whose translation MTIAGVREQKYNNEISTLASKSPIPLKDVPQAVSYVTRELMQDQKAFRITDVVKNVSGVNQESITGDYMIRGFATGNNAMINGLRISKGWTPALISNLERVEVIKGANSALYGYSDPGGTINSVTKKPLDVSRQGISFTTGSFNTIRAEADVTGPVNDNKTLLYRVNLAYQSAGSFRDLQGGKDLLLAPSISYVPNEKTRIDLDLIYSSINARVDRGQPLLGGNGGDSPLHSTPVSLIATYSNSYNKEQGLSFLASVNHKFTKNITFNTSFITYTYDRDYLEHRVNNVYAPDAAGKEISNLVEMRLQRGMQKNTNFNLMSYLNFNLNTGPVEHHLLAGYDIAKQSTPAGSWLTSLKGAYRNAANTAAINTYDPKKPELYLHDKAGNPVPNMPHFDLANPNYTPQDISSYFTSTAQVATTMYYTNGVYIQDQIKMGKLQLLLGLRQEFYTDFQNYKKAEEKKVRQTALIPRAGLVYALNKNINLYGTYVEGFQPQSAGIVGDPAIYGGPFDPLTSNMIEFGSKTEWFNKGLTLSASVYRIEQNNILINANNAVNPEFLEQRGQEQSKGIELDVNGRILPNLSVSANYAYNKSIITESANPELVGAGKEFAPHHMGGSWIRYNLIKGALKGAGVSLGANFVTSQKTAQYGLITLPSYTVFNAALFYQIRKIQLSLNVNNLTDKTYWLGRGRSTVTVNPGAPRNSLFSIGYIF comes from the coding sequence GTGACTATTGCCGGTGTGAGGGAACAAAAGTATAACAACGAAATTTCCACTCTTGCTTCCAAATCGCCTATCCCGCTAAAAGATGTGCCGCAGGCAGTAAGTTATGTTACCAGGGAATTGATGCAGGACCAAAAGGCCTTCCGGATTACGGACGTGGTGAAAAATGTGAGCGGTGTGAACCAGGAGTCGATCACAGGTGATTACATGATCAGAGGATTTGCTACGGGTAACAATGCAATGATTAACGGCCTGAGGATCAGTAAAGGCTGGACGCCAGCCTTAATCAGTAATTTGGAACGGGTAGAGGTCATTAAAGGAGCGAATTCCGCACTATATGGATATTCCGATCCGGGTGGAACGATAAACAGCGTAACCAAAAAACCTTTGGATGTTTCTCGCCAGGGAATCAGTTTTACAACCGGCAGCTTTAATACAATAAGAGCGGAAGCGGATGTTACCGGTCCGGTCAACGACAATAAAACATTGCTTTACCGTGTCAATCTGGCCTATCAAAGTGCAGGTTCATTCAGGGATTTACAGGGTGGAAAAGATCTTTTGCTTGCACCTTCCATCTCTTATGTGCCCAACGAAAAAACAAGAATAGACCTTGATCTGATTTACAGTTCCATCAATGCAAGAGTGGACCGGGGACAGCCATTGCTGGGTGGAAATGGCGGGGATTCTCCCCTGCATTCCACTCCGGTATCTCTTATAGCTACCTACTCCAATAGTTACAATAAGGAGCAGGGGCTTTCTTTCCTGGCTTCTGTCAACCATAAATTCACTAAAAATATTACGTTTAATACCTCGTTCATTACCTACACGTATGACCGGGATTACCTGGAACACCGTGTAAACAATGTATATGCTCCGGATGCTGCCGGCAAGGAAATTTCAAACCTGGTAGAAATGCGTTTGCAGAGAGGTATGCAAAAAAATACGAATTTTAATCTGATGTCGTATCTCAATTTCAATCTGAATACAGGGCCGGTTGAGCATCATTTACTTGCAGGTTATGATATAGCAAAGCAAAGCACGCCTGCCGGATCCTGGCTGACCAGTTTGAAAGGCGCCTATCGGAATGCAGCAAACACAGCAGCAATTAATACTTATGACCCCAAAAAACCGGAGTTATATCTTCATGATAAAGCTGGTAACCCTGTGCCAAATATGCCGCATTTTGATCTTGCTAACCCAAACTACACACCTCAGGATATAAGCAGTTATTTTACTTCAACAGCCCAGGTTGCCACTACCATGTATTATACCAATGGTGTATATATTCAGGACCAGATCAAAATGGGCAAGCTGCAATTGCTTTTGGGGCTTCGCCAGGAATTTTATACTGATTTTCAAAACTATAAAAAAGCAGAGGAAAAGAAAGTCAGGCAGACGGCCTTGATCCCCAGGGCAGGTCTGGTTTACGCACTGAACAAAAATATTAATTTATACGGTACTTATGTGGAAGGATTTCAGCCGCAAAGTGCAGGGATCGTTGGTGATCCAGCCATTTATGGGGGGCCGTTTGACCCGCTTACAAGCAATATGATTGAATTCGGTTCTAAAACAGAATGGTTTAACAAAGGATTAACCCTTTCAGCTTCTGTTTACAGAATCGAACAAAATAATATTTTGATCAATGCAAATAATGCTGTAAACCCTGAATTTCTTGAGCAAAGAGGCCAGGAGCAATCCAAAGGAATTGAGCTGGATGTCAACGGGAGAATCCTGCCGAATCTTTCTGTCAGTGCAAACTATGCATATAATAAAAGCATTATCACTGAAAGTGCCAATCCGGAGCTGGTTGGTGCAGGGAAGGAATTTGCGCCGCACCACATGGGCGGCAGCTGGATCAGATATAATCTGATCAAAGGTGCACTCAAAGGTGCTGGTGTTTCTCTGGGGGCCAACTTTGTCACTTCTCAAAAAACGGCGCAGTACGGCTTGATTACTTTACCTTCCTACACTGTTTTCAATGCCGCTTTATTTTATCAGATCAGAAAGATACAGCTATCACTGAATGTCAATAACCTGACGGATAAAACGTACTGGCTGGGCCGGGGAAGGTCTACCGTGACGGTGAACCCGGGCGCGCCTCGTAATTCATTGTTTAGCATCGGCTACATTTTCTAA
- a CDS encoding PepSY domain-containing protein, producing the protein MKKAIANIHLWLGLASGLVVFIISVTGSIYVFEKELKAWFYADRETVEVPAHLVKKPLHELLSVANKAAGKDHTIQSITVSSIPNQTYSFRPKQIRDTTAFTHFGEIVYNHRFYLDPYTAAVVKDENTTTEFFMVVLRMHRNLLINRSLGKMIIGISVIIFVVTLLSGIVLWWPKNKNAAKQRIWFKWKESTSPKRKNYDLHNILGFYSMFILLAIALTGLSFSYPKFEQSVEWMVNGGDSSPKPEKLRSKKTKPGVLMPLDSILYQAQALNPTAHSFTVTLPEKAKGVISVTAQIGKDTRYDENEYQFDQYTGKLLSSTGFDQMNPGQKLSAINYDIHVGAVLGLPGKILAFFAALISASLPVTGFMIWLARSKKKAPVKRSRTPIPLK; encoded by the coding sequence ATGAAAAAAGCAATTGCCAATATACACCTCTGGCTCGGGCTGGCGTCGGGGCTGGTGGTGTTTATCATCAGTGTCACAGGCTCCATTTATGTTTTTGAAAAAGAGCTGAAAGCCTGGTTTTATGCTGACCGGGAAACCGTTGAAGTACCTGCTCACCTTGTTAAAAAACCATTGCACGAGCTATTGTCAGTTGCTAACAAGGCAGCTGGTAAAGACCACACAATTCAGAGTATTACCGTTTCCAGCATTCCAAACCAGACTTATTCTTTCCGGCCAAAGCAAATACGCGATACGACGGCTTTCACTCATTTCGGGGAAATTGTTTACAATCACAGATTCTATCTGGATCCGTACACTGCTGCCGTGGTAAAAGATGAAAATACAACTACGGAGTTTTTTATGGTGGTTCTCAGAATGCACAGAAACTTGCTGATCAACAGAAGTCTGGGTAAAATGATCATTGGCATATCGGTAATCATATTTGTTGTCACGCTCCTGAGCGGAATCGTCTTATGGTGGCCGAAAAACAAGAATGCAGCCAAACAAAGAATCTGGTTCAAGTGGAAAGAAAGTACCAGTCCGAAACGAAAAAATTATGACCTGCACAACATCCTGGGCTTTTACAGTATGTTTATCCTGCTGGCAATTGCGTTGACAGGGCTGAGCTTTTCCTATCCCAAATTTGAGCAAAGCGTTGAATGGATGGTCAATGGAGGTGATAGTTCGCCTAAGCCCGAAAAGTTACGCTCCAAAAAAACAAAGCCAGGTGTACTGATGCCGCTGGACAGCATTCTTTACCAGGCCCAGGCGCTGAATCCAACCGCACATTCTTTTACAGTTACTCTTCCCGAAAAAGCAAAAGGTGTTATCAGTGTAACTGCGCAGATTGGGAAAGATACCCGTTACGACGAAAATGAGTACCAGTTTGACCAATATACCGGAAAACTGCTGTCATCCACTGGTTTTGATCAAATGAACCCGGGGCAGAAACTTTCAGCCATAAATTACGATATCCATGTAGGAGCTGTATTAGGCCTTCCAGGCAAGATCCTTGCTTTTTTTGCTGCCCTTATTTCTGCTTCTTTACCAGTAACAGGTTTTATGATCTGGTTGGCGCGTAGTAAGAAAAAAGCGCCCGTGAAACGTTCACGGACGCCAATTCCGTTAAAATAG
- a CDS encoding helix-turn-helix domain-containing protein, whose product MYERKIIPNLNCGLDLIGEVLYGKWKIRLLWFIHIGHQRPSELQRKIPDASRRVLNIQLKELEEHELATRKIYPVVPPKVEYSLTEFGKTVIPVIAALRQCGDEQEDPLLDVILKHVVSSELDIV is encoded by the coding sequence ATGTATGAAAGAAAGATAATACCGAATCTCAATTGTGGGCTTGACCTGATAGGTGAAGTGCTTTATGGCAAATGGAAAATCCGCTTGCTGTGGTTTATCCATATCGGTCATCAACGCCCGAGCGAACTGCAGCGCAAGATCCCTGATGCTTCACGCAGGGTTTTGAATATTCAGTTGAAAGAATTGGAGGAACACGAACTGGCCACTAGAAAAATTTATCCCGTTGTGCCGCCAAAAGTAGAATACAGCCTTACCGAATTTGGTAAAACCGTAATCCCCGTGATTGCTGCTTTAAGGCAATGTGGCGATGAACAAGAAGACCCTTTGTTGGATGTGATTTTGAAGCATGTTGTCAGTTCTGAACTAGACATTGTCTAA